Proteins from a single region of Procambarus clarkii isolate CNS0578487 chromosome 62, FALCON_Pclarkii_2.0, whole genome shotgun sequence:
- the LOC138354414 gene encoding serine-aspartate repeat-containing protein I-like → MGRRGRCTSVPAVCVCGTAGGPRPTTTADPALCGEEHRQLGLMIPCVTALDKATAAFKYLQDVFLKVSEAKVSDGVVAEPQTKVRAGVVAEPLTKVSAGVVAEPLTKVSAGVVAEPQTKVRAGVVAEPQTKVRAGVVAEPQTKVRAGVVAKPQTKVRTGVVAEPQTKVRAGVVAKSQTKVRAGVVAKPQTKVRAGVVAEPQTKVRAGVVAEPLTKVRAGVVAEPQTKVRAGVVAEPQTKVRAGVVAEPQTKVRAGVVAKPQTKVRAGVVAEPQTKKILEGKELPKKLTRKERA, encoded by the coding sequence ATGGGTCGCCGAGGCCGGTGTACCAGCGTCCCGGCTGTCTGTGTCTGTGGCACAGCAGGAGGACCAAGGCCCACTACCACAGCCGACCCGGCTCTCTGTGGGGAGGAACACCGTCAACTGGGCCTTATGATACCATGTGTCACAGCTCTAGATAAGGCGACGGCAGCCTTCAAGTACCTTCAAGACGTCTTCCTTAAGGTGTCTGAGGCAAaggtcagtgatggtgtggtcgCTGAACCACAGACAAAGGTCAGAGCTGGTGTGGTCGCTGAACCACTGACAAAGGTCAGTGCTGGTGTGGTCGCTGAACCACTGACAAAGGTCAGTGCTGGCGTGGTCGCTGAACCACAGACAAAGGTCAGAGCTGGTGTGGTCGCTGAACCACAGACAAAGGTCAGAGCTGGTGTGGTCGCTGAACCACAGACAAAGGTCAGAGCTGGTGTGGTCGCTAAACCACAGACAAAGGTCAGAACTGGTGTGGTCGCTGAACCACAGACAAAGGTCAGAGCTGGTGTGGTCGCTAAATCACAGACAAAGGTCAGAGCTGGTGTGGTCGCTAAACCACAGACAAAGGTCAGAGCTGGTGTGGTCGCTGAACCACAGACAAAGGTCAGAGCTGGTGTGGTCGCTGAACCACTGACAAAGGTCCGAGCTGGTGTGGTCGCTGAACCACAGACAAAGGTCAGAGCTGGTGTGGTCGCTGAACCACAGACAAAGGTCAGAGCTGGTGTGGTCGCTGAACCACAGACAAAGGTCAGAGCTGGTGTGGTCGCTAAACCACAGACAAAGGTCCGAGCTGGTGTGGTCGCTGAACCACAGACAAAGAAGATCCTGGAGGGCAAAGAACTCCCCAAGAAGCTCACAAGGAAGGAGAGAGCGTGA